The Bacteroidota bacterium region TCGCCGGTGCGCTCGTCCTCTGCGCGGCCCCCGCCTCTGCCCAACTCGTCGGCGAGGTGGACGGCATCGTCGCCGTCGTCGGGGACAACGTCATCCTCCGCTCGGACGTCGAGGCGCTGTCGCTCCAGCTCGCGCGCGGCGGGGCGGTGAGCGACGAGGTCCGCCGCCAGGCGTTCAGCGACCTCGTGACGCAGGAGGTGCTCGTCGAGCACGCCGGGCGCGACACGACGGTCGTCGTCAGCCCGGACGAGGTCAGCGAGGCGCTGGACCAGCGCACGGAGGCCCTCATCCAGCAGCTCGGCGGCGAGGACGCCGTCGTCGAGCTCTACGGCCGGAGCGTGAACCAGATCCGCGAGGACTTCCGGGACCAGGTCCGCGACCAGCTCCTCGCTCAGAACTTCCAGCGCCGGCGCTACTTCCAGATCCGCATCACGCCGCAGGAGGTCCGCGCGTGGTTCGCCGAGATCCCGGCCGACTCCCTCCCCGAAGTGCCCGAGCTCGTCCGCGTAGCCCACATCGTGCGCTTCCCGGCCGTCGACCAGCGCGCCCGCGAGGCTGCCCGCGCCACGATTGACGCCATCCGCGACTCGGTTGACACCGGGGCGCGCACGATCGAAGCCCTCGCCGGGGCGTTTTCCGAGGACCCCGGCAGCGCGCAGCGCGGCGGCCGCTACGAGCGCGTCAATATCCGCGACCTCGTCCCGGAGTTTGGGGCGATTGCCGCGACGCTCGAACCTGGGGCGCTGTCCCAGGTCTTCGAGACCCAGTTCGGCTTCCACGTCATGCGCCTCAACCAGCGCCTCGGGGACCTCGTGGACTTCAACCACGTCCTCATCCGCATCGACGCCTCGCAGACCGACCCGACCGAGGCCCTCGCCACGCTTCGCACGGTCCGCGACTCCGTCCTCGCAGGCGGCTCGTTCGCGCTCCTGGCCAAGACGTTCTCGGAGGACGAGACCTCGGCCGCGCGCGGCGGCAACGTCACCGTCCCCCAGACCACAAACCGCGACCTGCGCTACGAAGCGCTCAGCCCGGCGTGGCACGCCGCCATCGACACGCTCGCCATCGGCGAGGTGAGCGCGGCGGCCGAGGTGGACCTCCTCGACGGTCAGCGAGCCTATCACATCGTCAAGCTGCAGAAGCGCACGCCGGCGCACCAGATGACGCTCGCCACCGACTACCCGCTGATCGAGGAGTTCGCGCTCCAGGAAAAGCGGCAGCGCGAGATGCAGCAGTGGATCGAGGAACTCCGCGAGACCGTCTACATCGCCATCAAAGACCCTCGGTTCGAGCGCGACGCGTTGCAAACGTCGAATGCTCAGTGACACCGGCTCCCCCTTCCCGTCCGTAGCTCGCCGCTCGTAACTCGCAACTCGCCATGGTCCCCACCTCTTCCGACCCCGCCGCCGTCGAGGCGCTCCACGACGCCTACGAGCGGCTGCGCAGCGAAATCGGCAAGGTCATCATCGGGCAGGACGAGGTCGTGCGCGGCGTGATCGTGTGCCTGCTGGCGCGGGGCCACTGCCTGCTCGTCGGCGTCCCCGGCCTCGCCAAGACGCTCCTGATCCAGACGCTCGCGCAGGCACTCGACCTGCGGTTCAGCCGCATCCAGTTCACGCCCGACCTCATGCCGAGCGACATCACCGGCACCGAGATCATCGAGGAGAACCAGGAGACCGGGCGGCGCGAGTTCCGGTTCGTCCGCGGGCCGGTCTTCGCCAACGTCGTCCTCGCCGACGAGATCAACCGGACGCCGCCCAAGACGCAGGCGGCGCTGCTGGAGGCGATGCAGGAGCACCGCGTCACCGCCAGCGGCGAGACGTTCGCGCTCGAGGAGCCGTTCTTCGTGCTCGCCACCCAGAACCCGATTGAGCAGGAGGGCACCTACCCCCTCCCCGAAGCCCAGCTCGACCGCTTCATGCTGAACCTGTGGCTGGACTACCCGAGCTTCGGCCAGGAGGTGGACGTGGTCCGCTCCACGACCGGCGCGCGCGTGGCCGACGTCGCGCCCGTCCTCGGGCACGAGGAGCTGCTCGCCTACCAGGACCTCGTCCGGCAGGTGCCGGTGGCGGACAACGTGATCGAGCACGCTGTCCGCCTCGTGGCGCGCACCCGGCCTGGGCGAGACGGCACGCCGCAGGCCGTCAACGACTATCTCAGCTACGGAGCCGGGCCGCGCGCCTCGCAGTACCTCATCCTCGGCGCCAAGGCTCAGGCCCTGCTCGACGGCCGCCTGACGCCGCTCGTGGCGGACGTCGACCGCATGGCGATCCCCGTCCTGCGCCACCGCATCGTCCCCAACTTTAACGCCGAGGCCGAGGGCAGGTCCGCCGTGGACGTGATCCGCGGCCTGCTCGAGGGGTAACGCTTCAACCGGGAGATGCTCTCCGGGACAGGCCGGGACGCGCCAAATACTCGCTTCCTCGCACGGTCTTTCCGTATCTTGGCCCTCCCTTCTGACAATCCCTTCTCCTCCGCTGATGACCGACTCGACGCCCGCTACCGTACCTGAGGTACTCGACCTCTCCGGCCTCACCGAGCGCCAGCAACTCGCCTTCTACGGGGCTCTCTTCGCCCTCGCCGCCGCCGACAACTCGATCCACGAGCGAGAGTCCGAAATCATCTTCGAATCGCTCCGGCTCGACGCGCTCTCCGAAGATGCCCGGCAGCGCGCCTTCGCCCTCAGCATCTCGCCGCCGTCGCTCGACGCCTGCCTCGACCTCCTCCACGACGCCGACGAGACCATCCGCCGCGCCCTCATGCTCGGCCTCGTGGACGTTGCTCTCGCCGACGACGAGATCGAGCCTGGCGAGCCGCAGACGCTGGAGCGGGTGCGCGCCGCACTCGGCGTCACGCCCGAGGACTTAGCCGCGATGCACACCTACGCCTACCGGGTCCGGCAGCAGGCCGGCGGCAAGCCGATCGCGCGTCCGCTCGCCTGCCCGCCCGCATTCGACTGACCGCGCGGCACTCTTCGAGCGCGCTTCAACAGAGAACGGAACAGCCTTCCGGTCCCCGTGGTACGCTGCGGTGCCTCCGTAGCTCAGTTGGTCAGAGCAGCTGACTCTTAATCAGCGGGTCGTAGGTTCGAGTCCTACCGGGGGTACTCTAGCAGGCTGGCGCTCACGTCCGAGTGCCAGTCTTTCTTTTTGCTCTGCCGAGTTGCGGGCCCTGTGTCTCATGCGGAGCACCGGAGCACACTGACGATGTCCTCCTGGGGTCAACCTAGTGCTATACTCCAGGCTCTTACCGTTCTTCCGCGCCCACGGCCCATGCACTGCTTCTCGGCAGTCCTCCTCTTTCTCTTCGCCCTACCGACGGTGGCGCAGCCCGCCCACGGCCCCGAGCCGGAGGTGCCAGTCCGCATTATGCCCGTCGGCGACTCCATTACCGAGGGCAACGACGGTGGCTTCCGCATCCCGCTGATCAACATGGTCACGCAGGCCTTTGAGATGCCGGACCTCGTGGGGCGGCGGATGAGCCGCGACCAGGACAACGGCGTCGGGCACGACCACGACCAAGACGGCTACTCAGCCTACCGCATCGACCAGATCGCCAGTGGCGAGGGGTTCTGGGGGGCCCCGCCCATCGAGGAGCGCCTCGACGATTGGGACCCGGCCGTCGTGCTTCTGCACGCAGGCACCAACGACGCGCAGCAGAACTACCACCCCTATGGCAGTGCCGCGCAGGGCATCCCGAACGTACTCCAGCGGCTTGACGACCTTGTCTCCCGCATCGTCGCCCACGCGCCGCACGTCTACGTGATCGTGGCGCAGATCATCCCGGCCAACCCGCCGGCGAGCCAGCAGACGCGGGACTACATCGTCGCCCTCAACCGCCGCATCCCGGCCATGGTGACGCGGCACCAGGCGCTCGGGCACCGCGTGACGATGGTGGACATGTACACCCCAATGCTCGCCTTCCCGAATCCCGACGGCATCCACCCAAGCCTCGGCGGGTTCCAGACGATGGCTGAAGTCTGGTTCGAGGGCCTGCGCGCCATCGGCTTTCTCGACGGCGAGATCAGGAACCCGAACCCAGGCCGCGACGACGGCGTGCGCCAGCGCGACTACTACAGCACTTCGTCCGCGACGCCCTGGCAGCCTTCCCGGAACAGCCTCATCCAGGCTGGCAGCACGACGCTGCAGCGCGCTATCCACACCGACTACGATGGCGAGACGGACCCCGGTGTCCTCAACGACGGGCTCACGGGCGTCTACAACGGCCTCTCGGACGACTTCGCCCAGGACCCCGATCACACCTGGACCAGCACGTTCGCTCTCAACACGAACGAGAACGCCGCCGGCTACGACATCGACCGTATCCAGTCGGGAGCCGGCGGGAACGAGCACGGCAAGCTCCCGCAAGCCTACGAGGTCTGGTATTCCCTGGTCGATGCCCCCGCGGCGTTCCTGCGACTCGGTGCCTTTCAGCACATTCCGGTCAACGATCTCCAGAGAGGGTCGGCCCTCGTCATCACGGGGCTCGAGGGCGCGCCGCTGGCCACCGGCGTGAAGGCGATCCAGTTCCGGTTCACGGAGCCGCCCTGGCGGCAGTGGGGGTTCTTCGAACTCCCCAAGCGCGCGCGCTACTACGAGATCGAGGCCTTCGGCACCCCGACCGTTCCGCAGCAGCGTGCGGCGACTGCCTCGGCGGCCGCACGAGGAGCGTTTGCGCTCCGCCCGGCCTACCCCAACCCTTTCGACACAGCCACAGCGCTCAGCCTCGACCTGCCGACCGCCGCGAAGGTCCAGCTTGTGGTGCACGACGTGCTGGGGCGCACGGTAGCAACCCTCGTGGACGGCCCGTTGGGCGCAGGGTTTCATCACGTCGCCTTCGACGCCGCCCACCTTCCGAGCGGGACCTATCTCGTTCGAATGCAGGCTGAGGGGCAGAGCGGTACCGTCGTCCGAACGCAGCAGGTCTCGCGGCTGCGCTAGGGGAAACCGACTGCGCAAAGCGGGCGGTTACCGTCAGGGCCCCGCCCGCTTTGCTCCTGTTCCGAGCCCACCAGGGACTGTTGGGGGACTGTTTAAGATTCACCGCCACGCGCTGCGAAGGGCTGCGAGACAGCCCGTCAGCGTTGCGCTGCATCATCGATGCTGCGGCATCTAGCTCCTGGCACGCCTCAACGGGAGCCTTTTCCATTCGCTCTCGCTTCGGCACCCGCACTTCCAACAGTCTCTCTCAGGACTGCACGGCCTGGAGTTCGAGGAAGATGCGCACGTCGTGCCCGACGATGATGCCGCCGGCCTCGGTGAGGCCGTTCCACTCCAGCCCGAACGCGCGCCGGTCGACCGTCGTCTCGGCCTCGATGCCGATGCGGCGGTTGCCACCTGGCCCCTCGGCCGTGCCGATCACGTCGCCCTGGAGGACGACGGGCTGGGTCACGCCGTGGATGGTGAGGTCGCCGGCCAGCTCGAACGCGCTGCCGTCGACCGAGACGACCTCGGTGCTCTGGAAGCGGATGTCGGGGTAGGTCTCGGCCTCAAAGAAGTCAGGCGAGCGGAGGTGGTCGTCCCGGCGCGCGTTACCGGTGTCGACGCTCTCGACCGAGATCCGCGCCGCCACTTCCATCGTGCGGAGGTCGCCCGGGTCGAGCTTGATGCGGGTGCTGTAGTCGGAAAACGTCCCGGTGACGTTCGTGATGCCGAGGTGGCGCACCTTGAAGCCGATGACGGAGTGCGCCTTGTCGATCTGGTACATCGACGGCTCGGAGGCCGGACGGTCCGGGGCGGCGGGCAGGGCGAAGCCTGCGAGGGCGACAGCGACGAACAGGACGGGAATGAAGTAGGGTCGGGTGACACGCATGGGGGCCTCCGGTAGGTGTAGATTGACGGTAGCAACCGGGCCAACCGAAGGCAGGACAGCGACGGCCCGGCTCCTCTGTCTTTCGAGACGGCCTGCGCCAAGTTGCAGCGCCCCTTCCCTTTTTTCCAAGCGGCGGGTAGTGATGATCCAGCTCGACCGGGACGCCAGCACGCCGATCGCCGAGCAGCTCGCCGAGCAGCTCCGGTTCCACCTCGCCACCGGGCGGTTCCGGCCGGGCGAGCGGCTTCCTTCGACGCGGGCGTTCGGCCAGCAGCTTGGCGTCTCGTTCCATACCATCCGCAAGGCCTACCAGCAGCTCGAAGCCGAGGGCCTGCTCGACGCCCGCCGGGGCAGCGGCTACACCGTCACCCAGCGCGCCCCGGCCCCGGCGGCGGACCGGATGGAGCGCGGTGCCGCTGTCGTCCAGGACGCCATCCAGAAGCTGATCGGGCTCGGGCTCGACGACGGCGAGGTCGAGTACCTCTTCCAGGAGCAACTCGCCTTCCTCGACGACCCCGGCGTACGCCCGAAGGTAGTCTTCGCGGCGGCCTACCGGGAGCTGGCCGAGACGTGCGCCGAGCAGGTGAGCGCCGCCATCCAGGAGCGCGTCGAAGCCGTCCGCCTCGACGCGCTCGCGCACCACGCCGACGCCGACCTCGTCGTGACGCCCCACGCCTCGGCGCAGGCAGCGGCGCAGGCCGTGCCGCTCGGAGAAACGGTGAGCGTGCTCGTCCACCCGCCGCCGGCCACGCTCGCGCGCGTCGCCCGCCTCCTGCCGACCGACACCCTCGGCGTCGTCACGCGCCACGACGACGCCGTCGCGCCGCTGCTGGCCGAGCTACGCAGCCTGACCGCCTTCTCGGGGACGGCCCTCGCCTTGCCCTCGGACGCCAACCGTGAACGCCTGGCCGGCTTTTGCGAGGACATCGACCTGCTGCTGTTCACGCCGCAGGCGCGGCGCAAGCTCCGCCCGCTGCTGACCGACACAGCACACGCGCCGCTGCGCCACCTCGTCAACCCTGCCTCACTGGACGGCGTCCGCGAGGCCGTGCGGCGCTAGCGCGGTGTTTGCGCTCCGCAGCCTACCGATGTATGTTCGGGGCCGCGAGTGCCTCTGGCGCTCCAGCCCAACCCACCCACCACGTTGACCGGTCGACGCTCCCACCACGTAGCGGCGTCGGCGAGGACGCACCGGTCGGCTCCACCACCGGCTGCACGCACCGGGCCTCACCGCCCCGGCCTTTCCCTGCCCGAGTGACAGAGCCTGTCGCGGAGCAGCCGCCCATCCCCCACCACCATGCCCTACCTGTTTCGGCAGGCGGCCGCCCTGTGCGCCGCCCTCACCCTGCTCGTCCCTGCTGCACTGGCCCAACCGGCTGTCACCGATCTCGCGCTCTACAACGCCGACACCGACCAGCAACTCGGCCTGCTCGCCACCGGCGACACGCTCGACCTCGCGGCGCTGCCCACGACCAACCTCAGCATCGTGGCAAACGCCTCGGGCAACGTGGGGAGCGTGCGGTTCGCCTTCGCGGGCAATCCCGACTACCAGACGGAGAACGTCGCTCCCTACGCGCTAGGCGGCGATACGGGCGGCGACTTCAACCCCGTCCCGGAGCTGGCCCAGCCCGGCGCGTACACCCTTACCGCGACACCCTTCACCGGCACGAACGGCGGCGGCCAAGCCGGCGACGCCCTCGCGGTCCAGCTCACCGTCGTCCAAGGCGACGACCCGCCGCCCACGAACTGCACCGGCGACGAGGGCGACTACACCGTCGAGGGTACGCGCAGCGCGTCCGGCCAGCTCATGGCCTGGCACCCGGTCACGATCACCCTCACCGGCCCGTGCCTGAGCGAAGACGGCGCGCCCAACCCGTTCCTCGACTACCGGCTCGACGTCCAGTTCACGAGCTACGACGACGGCTCGGGCTTCACCGTCCCCGGCTACTTCGCCGCCGACGGCGACGCGGCCAACACCGGTGCCACGTCGGGCAACAAGTGGCGCGCCCACGCGACGCTCCCGGCCGGGTCCTGGGCGGTCAGCTTCGAAACCTACGAGGGTCCGGGCGTCGCGATTGCCGACGACCCCGGCACGCCGGGCGGCGCGGGCACGGCCCTCGTCCTCGTCCCCTCCGAGGCGTGCGACGGCGTCACCGACTGCCGCGACAACCGCGGCAAAGGCGTCCTCCGCTACGTCGGCGAGCGCTACCTCCGCTTCGACAACGGCGAGTACTTCGTCAAGGGCGGGGCCGACAGCCCGGAGAACCTCCTCGCCTACGTCGACTTCGACGACACCTTCGACACGAACGGCCAAGCCAAGACCTGGGCACCCCACGTCGCCGACTGGAACCCGGGCGATCCGACGTGGGCCGGCGGCCGCGGCAAGGGCCTCATCGGCGCGCTCAACTACCTCGCCAGTGAGGGGATGAATGCGTTCAGCTTCCTCCCCTTCAACAACCCCCTCGGCGACGGGCGCGACGTGTGGCCGTGGACGACGCCCGGCCAGTCGTCCACCGCCCGCCTCCGCTACGACGTCTCGAAGCTCGACCAGTGGGAGATTGTCTTCACCCACGCCGACAGCCTCGGCCTCTTCCTGCACTTCAAGACGCAGGAGACCGAGAACGACCAGGTGCTCGACGGCGGCGCACTCGGGACTGAGCGCAAGCTCTACTACCGCGAGCTCGTCGCCCGCTTCGGGCACCACCTCGCGCTCAACTGGAACCTCGGCGAGGAGAACACCAACACGACCACTCAGCGCGCCGCCTTCGCCGAGTACTTCGACCGGCTCGACGCCTACGACCGGCCCATCGTCATCCACACCTACCCCGGCCAGAAGGAGCAAGTCTACGGGCCGCTCCTCGGCGATCCCCACATGACCGGAGCCTCGCTCCAACTCTCGAGCATGAACGGCGGCCACGACCAGACGCTGGAGTGGCTCGACCGCTCCGCCGCCGCCGGCCGGCCGTGGCACGTCGCCATCGACGAGCCGGGCAACGCCAACACCGGCGTGAGCTGCGACGGGCCGGGCAACAACCACACGGCCGCACGCACCGAAGCGCTCTGGGCCAACCTCATGGCCGGCGGGACCGGCGTCGAGTGGTACTTCGGCTACCAGACCTGCGCCGGCGACCTCAGCGCCCAGGACTGGCGCACCCGCGACCGGCTCTGGGACTACACCCGCCACGCGCTCACGTTCTTCCGCACCCACCTCCCGTTCTGGGAGATGGAAAGCGCCGACGACCTCGCGGCGGACAACGACGACTACGTGCTCGCCCTCCCCGGCGAGGTCTACGCCGTCTACGCCCCCGACGCGGGCAGCGTCCGCCTCGACCTCCCGAGCGGCACCTTCGACGTGCAGTGGTTCGACCCGCGCGACGGCGGGGCGCTCCAGGCCGGCTCCGTCGCCTCGGTCGAGGGCGGGGGCACGCGCAGCCTCGGCACGCCGCCGTCCGACGCGGGGTCCGACTGGGCCGCGCTCGTCACGCGCGAGAACCCGGTGGGCGAGGTCGTCGGGGCCGTCAACGCGGGCGGCGCGGCGTACACGTCTGCGAGCGGCGTAGCCTACCTCGCCGACATCGCCTTCTCCGGCGGCCGGACCTACGCCACCGCCGACCCCATCGCTGGGACCGACGACGACGCGCTCTACCAGTCGGCGCGCTACGGGGCGTTCTCCTACGCCGCCCCGCTTGCGAATGGGACCTACGAGGTGACCCTCCAGTTCGCCGACATCGCCCCGATCCCGGGCACGCGCGTCTTCAGCGTCGAGGCCGAGGGCGAGACCGTCGTGGCCGACTTCAACATCGACGACGTGGCCGACGACGACACGGCCTACGACCTCACGGCAACGGTCGAGGTCGCGGACGGACAGCTCGACCTCGCCTTCGTCCCGACGACCGGCGCGGCGGGTGTGGGTGCGATCGTCGTCCGCACGGTCGGTGCGGCGGCTCCCCAGAGCGAAGCCGGACCCGAGGCAGCGGCCAGCGCGGCGGTTCCCGTCCTCGCCTATCCCAACCCGGCGCGCGGCGTAGCGACGTTCGGGTATGCCCTGGACGAGGCGGCACCGGTCCGCCTCACGGTCTACGACGCCCTCGGCCGCCGCGTCGGCGTGCTCGTCGACGCCTGGCAGGAGGCCGGTAGCCACACCGCCCGTCTCGATGGGAGCGCGCTCCCGAGCGGGGTCTACCTGTGGCGGCTCGAGGCCGGCACCCGCACCGAGTCGGGCCGGCTGGTGCTCACCCGCTAGCCGAGCGAGCGACCTTAGCCGAGCGAGGCGCGCTCTTCCGTGGACGGGTCCTGCGCGCGCCCGGCGGTGCCTCCAGAGGCACCGTCGGGGCGCGCGGGGACGTCCTGGGGGCGCTGCGGGACTTCGGGAGTCCCGGACTCCTCCTCGGCCGGCGTGGGTGCCGCGTCGGCCTCCTCGGCACCGATCGTTTTGTCCTGGTCCGGGTACTTGACGCGGAGGTGGTAGATGCCGTTCAGGATCGAGAGGAAGGCCTCCTTGATGCGGTTCAGGTCGGCGAAGGTGAGGGCGCAGCCGTCGAGCTGCCCGTCCTCGATGCGGGCGCGGAAGATGTCATCGACGAGCCCTTCGAGCCGCTTCGGGGTGGGCTTGTCGAGGC contains the following coding sequences:
- a CDS encoding GntR family transcriptional regulator, which produces MIQLDRDASTPIAEQLAEQLRFHLATGRFRPGERLPSTRAFGQQLGVSFHTIRKAYQQLEAEGLLDARRGSGYTVTQRAPAPAADRMERGAAVVQDAIQKLIGLGLDDGEVEYLFQEQLAFLDDPGVRPKVVFAAAYRELAETCAEQVSAAIQERVEAVRLDALAHHADADLVVTPHASAQAAAQAVPLGETVSVLVHPPPATLARVARLLPTDTLGVVTRHDDAVAPLLAELRSLTAFSGTALALPSDANRERLAGFCEDIDLLLFTPQARRKLRPLLTDTAHAPLRHLVNPASLDGVREAVRR
- a CDS encoding GDSL-type esterase/lipase family protein, with translation MHCFSAVLLFLFALPTVAQPAHGPEPEVPVRIMPVGDSITEGNDGGFRIPLINMVTQAFEMPDLVGRRMSRDQDNGVGHDHDQDGYSAYRIDQIASGEGFWGAPPIEERLDDWDPAVVLLHAGTNDAQQNYHPYGSAAQGIPNVLQRLDDLVSRIVAHAPHVYVIVAQIIPANPPASQQTRDYIVALNRRIPAMVTRHQALGHRVTMVDMYTPMLAFPNPDGIHPSLGGFQTMAEVWFEGLRAIGFLDGEIRNPNPGRDDGVRQRDYYSTSSATPWQPSRNSLIQAGSTTLQRAIHTDYDGETDPGVLNDGLTGVYNGLSDDFAQDPDHTWTSTFALNTNENAAGYDIDRIQSGAGGNEHGKLPQAYEVWYSLVDAPAAFLRLGAFQHIPVNDLQRGSALVITGLEGAPLATGVKAIQFRFTEPPWRQWGFFELPKRARYYEIEAFGTPTVPQQRAATASAAARGAFALRPAYPNPFDTATALSLDLPTAAKVQLVVHDVLGRTVATLVDGPLGAGFHHVAFDAAHLPSGTYLVRMQAEGQSGTVVRTQQVSRLR
- a CDS encoding MoxR family ATPase — its product is MVPTSSDPAAVEALHDAYERLRSEIGKVIIGQDEVVRGVIVCLLARGHCLLVGVPGLAKTLLIQTLAQALDLRFSRIQFTPDLMPSDITGTEIIEENQETGRREFRFVRGPVFANVVLADEINRTPPKTQAALLEAMQEHRVTASGETFALEEPFFVLATQNPIEQEGTYPLPEAQLDRFMLNLWLDYPSFGQEVDVVRSTTGARVADVAPVLGHEELLAYQDLVRQVPVADNVIEHAVRLVARTRPGRDGTPQAVNDYLSYGAGPRASQYLILGAKAQALLDGRLTPLVADVDRMAIPVLRHRIVPNFNAEAEGRSAVDVIRGLLEG
- a CDS encoding malectin domain-containing carbohydrate-binding protein; translation: MPYLFRQAAALCAALTLLVPAALAQPAVTDLALYNADTDQQLGLLATGDTLDLAALPTTNLSIVANASGNVGSVRFAFAGNPDYQTENVAPYALGGDTGGDFNPVPELAQPGAYTLTATPFTGTNGGGQAGDALAVQLTVVQGDDPPPTNCTGDEGDYTVEGTRSASGQLMAWHPVTITLTGPCLSEDGAPNPFLDYRLDVQFTSYDDGSGFTVPGYFAADGDAANTGATSGNKWRAHATLPAGSWAVSFETYEGPGVAIADDPGTPGGAGTALVLVPSEACDGVTDCRDNRGKGVLRYVGERYLRFDNGEYFVKGGADSPENLLAYVDFDDTFDTNGQAKTWAPHVADWNPGDPTWAGGRGKGLIGALNYLASEGMNAFSFLPFNNPLGDGRDVWPWTTPGQSSTARLRYDVSKLDQWEIVFTHADSLGLFLHFKTQETENDQVLDGGALGTERKLYYRELVARFGHHLALNWNLGEENTNTTTQRAAFAEYFDRLDAYDRPIVIHTYPGQKEQVYGPLLGDPHMTGASLQLSSMNGGHDQTLEWLDRSAAAGRPWHVAIDEPGNANTGVSCDGPGNNHTAARTEALWANLMAGGTGVEWYFGYQTCAGDLSAQDWRTRDRLWDYTRHALTFFRTHLPFWEMESADDLAADNDDYVLALPGEVYAVYAPDAGSVRLDLPSGTFDVQWFDPRDGGALQAGSVASVEGGGTRSLGTPPSDAGSDWAALVTRENPVGEVVGAVNAGGAAYTSASGVAYLADIAFSGGRTYATADPIAGTDDDALYQSARYGAFSYAAPLANGTYEVTLQFADIAPIPGTRVFSVEAEGETVVADFNIDDVADDDTAYDLTATVEVADGQLDLAFVPTTGAAGVGAIVVRTVGAAAPQSEAGPEAAASAAVPVLAYPNPARGVATFGYALDEAAPVRLTVYDALGRRVGVLVDAWQEAGSHTARLDGSALPSGVYLWRLEAGTRTESGRLVLTR
- a CDS encoding peptidylprolyl isomerase: MTLPRPLLALAGALVLCAAPASAQLVGEVDGIVAVVGDNVILRSDVEALSLQLARGGAVSDEVRRQAFSDLVTQEVLVEHAGRDTTVVVSPDEVSEALDQRTEALIQQLGGEDAVVELYGRSVNQIREDFRDQVRDQLLAQNFQRRRYFQIRITPQEVRAWFAEIPADSLPEVPELVRVAHIVRFPAVDQRAREAARATIDAIRDSVDTGARTIEALAGAFSEDPGSAQRGGRYERVNIRDLVPEFGAIAATLEPGALSQVFETQFGFHVMRLNQRLGDLVDFNHVLIRIDASQTDPTEALATLRTVRDSVLAGGSFALLAKTFSEDETSAARGGNVTVPQTTNRDLRYEALSPAWHAAIDTLAIGEVSAAAEVDLLDGQRAYHIVKLQKRTPAHQMTLATDYPLIEEFALQEKRQREMQQWIEELRETVYIAIKDPRFERDALQTSNAQ
- a CDS encoding TerB family tellurite resistance protein; this encodes MTDSTPATVPEVLDLSGLTERQQLAFYGALFALAAADNSIHERESEIIFESLRLDALSEDARQRAFALSISPPSLDACLDLLHDADETIRRALMLGLVDVALADDEIEPGEPQTLERVRAALGVTPEDLAAMHTYAYRVRQQAGGKPIARPLACPPAFD
- a CDS encoding YceI family protein codes for the protein MRVTRPYFIPVLFVAVALAGFALPAAPDRPASEPSMYQIDKAHSVIGFKVRHLGITNVTGTFSDYSTRIKLDPGDLRTMEVAARISVESVDTGNARRDDHLRSPDFFEAETYPDIRFQSTEVVSVDGSAFELAGDLTIHGVTQPVVLQGDVIGTAEGPGGNRRIGIEAETTVDRRAFGLEWNGLTEAGGIIVGHDVRIFLELQAVQS